A single Elaeis guineensis isolate ETL-2024a chromosome 15, EG11, whole genome shotgun sequence DNA region contains:
- the LOC105058055 gene encoding probable N-acetyltransferase HLS1: MGEEGFVVREYEEERDRLRVEAMERMCEVGPSGEMSLFTDHLGDPVSRVRHSPAFLMLVAEKSGPVKEIVGLIRGSVKTVTCGKTIPRNAAAKHQNPPPIPIYSKVAYILGLRVSPFHRRMGIGGKLVRRLEGWFKAQGAEYAYMATEKDNEASIRLFTGRCGYSKFRTPAILVHPVFAHRLPIPGSVRIIRLPPADAETLYRRRFSTTEFFPRDIDAVLSNPLSLGTFLAVPAAGGGGRGGWEWPGAEEFLAAPPESWAVVSVWNCGGVFRLEVRGASRVRRGLAWATRAADRALPWLRIPSVPDIFRPFGALFLYGIGGEGPAAAGMVGALCRHAHNMGRGAPGGCRVVAAEVAACEPLRQGIPHWRRLSCAEDLWCVKRLAEGYGYGGAVGDWTKSPPGTSIFVDPREI; encoded by the exons ATGGGGGAAGAGGGATTTGTGGTGAGAGAGTATGAGGAGGAGAGGGACCGCCTGAGGGTGGAGGCCATGGAGCGGATGTGCGAGGTAGGGCCCAGCGGTGAGATGAGTCTCTTCACCGACCACCTCGGCGACCCCGTCTCCCGCGTCCGCCACTCCCCTGCCTTCCTTATGCTG gtGGCGGAAAAAAGTGGGCCGGTGAAAGAGATCGTGGGGTTAATTCGCGGCAGCGTGAAGACAGTCACCTGCGGAAAGACCATTCCACGTAACGCCGCTGCGAAGCACCAGAACCCGCCCCCCATCCCTATCTACAGTAAAGTCGCCTACATCCTCGGGCTCCGCGTCTCCCCCTTCCACCG gaggATGGGAATTGGGGGGAAGCTGGTGAGGAGGCTGGAGGGGTGGTTCAAAGCGCAAGGGGCGGAATACGCATACATGGCGACGGAGAAGGACAATGAAGCATCGATTCGGCTGTTCACCGGCCGGTGCGGGTACTCCAAGTTCCGGACACCGGCGATTCTGGTCCACCCGGTGTTCGCCCACCGCCTCCCCATTCCCGGAAGCGTCCGCATCATCCGCCTACCTCCGGCCGACGCCGAGACCCTCTACCGCCGCCGCTTCTCCACCACGGAGTTCTTCCCCCGAGACATCGACGCCGTCCTCTCCAATCCCCTCTCCCTCGGCACCTTCCTGGCGGTGCCTGCGGCCGGCGGCGGCGGACGGGGAGGATGGGAATGGCCGGGGGCAGAGGAGTTCCTGGCGGCGCCGCCGGAGTCGTGGGCGGTGGTGAGCGTGTGGAACTGCGGGGGGGTGTTCCGGCTGGAGGTGCGGGGGGCGTCGAGGGTGAGGCGGGGACTGGCGTGGGCGACGCGGGCGGCGGACCGGGCGCTGCCGTGGCTGCGGATCCCGTCGGTGCCGGACATTTTCCGGCCGTTCGGGGCGCTGTTTCTGTATGGGATAGGGGGGGAGGGGCCGGCGGCGGCGGGGATGGTGGGAGCGCTGTGCCGGCACGCGCACAACATGGGGAGGGGGGCGCCGGGAGGGTGCCGGGTGGTGGCGGCCGAGGTGGCGGCGTGCGAGCCGCTGCGGCAGGGGATCCCGCACTGGAGGAGGCTGTCGTGCGCGGAGGACCTGTGGTGCGTGAAGCGGCTGGCGGAGGGCTACGGCTACGGCGGGGCGGTGGGGGACTGGACCAAGTCGCCGCCGGGGACGTCCATATTCGTGGACCCCAGGGAGATATGA